One Candidatus Tanganyikabacteria bacterium genomic window carries:
- a CDS encoding PBP1A family penicillin-binding protein: MRPPRLLVAGAAIALAVPPALADDNLPTLQEVLGPLPGPPSVLLDEGGKKVAEIWGRKHLHVTRLKDIPKVARQALIDTEDPSFYGNPGFDPRGIARALFKNLMAGKAKEGGSTLTQQLAKTLMGDRSRTINRKVKEAWLTVQLEQQFTKDAILERYLNEVYFGHGAYGITAAAEVYFDRPVSQLTLGQAALLVALLKGPAAYDPFDDSRVRAAADRQAYVLDRMVAQGHLTKAQADTASNRAAIALLDARLAQKKTTPARHAARIRRYLGVVTTTRPGLWFKRRVAEVLSARHGARTVQEGGLTVRVTMDPAIQQAAEEAARRGLERDGKRFGFSQVAIVVVEPGTGKVRALVGGAGNTEYDRTMARLQPGSSFKPFVYLTAFARGRTPEDPVVDQSVRFPSGRGRYYEPKNDDGKHRGPTTLRVALEHSINVVAVSLLSEVGIGPVVDTARKFGLVSPLSPDLTLALGSSAVTPLEMATAYAGFASDGVWTQPVIYSEVSAPGGNVLEHPVPRQAKAFEPEPVRMLVDVMQGVINRGTATGAALGRPAAGKTGTTDQFRDAWFVGFTPQLCAAVWVGNDDRKPMRQGAFGGRLAARIWKDVMIAAHAGKPISKFPPPPQASPSVPATPSEPASESWWPFGRDATGTIGRPAVYPTSGMPPGPRP, encoded by the coding sequence CCCGTCTACTGGTCGCCGGCGCCGCGATCGCGCTCGCCGTGCCTCCCGCGCTGGCCGACGACAACTTGCCGACGCTGCAGGAAGTGCTGGGCCCCCTGCCCGGCCCGCCGAGCGTGTTGCTGGACGAGGGCGGCAAGAAGGTCGCCGAGATCTGGGGCCGCAAGCACCTGCACGTCACGCGCCTCAAGGACATTCCCAAGGTGGCGCGCCAGGCGCTCATCGACACCGAGGACCCGTCTTTCTACGGCAATCCCGGCTTCGATCCGCGGGGCATCGCCCGCGCGCTGTTCAAGAACCTCATGGCCGGCAAGGCAAAGGAGGGCGGCTCGACCCTCACGCAGCAACTGGCCAAGACCCTCATGGGAGATCGCTCGCGCACCATCAACCGGAAGGTCAAGGAAGCCTGGCTGACGGTGCAACTCGAGCAGCAGTTCACCAAGGACGCCATCCTCGAGCGCTACCTCAACGAGGTGTACTTCGGCCACGGCGCCTACGGCATCACGGCGGCGGCCGAGGTGTACTTCGATCGCCCCGTCTCCCAGCTCACCCTGGGCCAGGCGGCGTTGCTGGTGGCGCTCTTGAAGGGCCCGGCCGCCTACGATCCCTTCGACGACTCGCGAGTCCGCGCCGCCGCCGATAGGCAAGCCTACGTCCTGGACCGCATGGTGGCGCAGGGGCACCTGACGAAGGCGCAGGCCGATACCGCGTCCAACCGGGCCGCCATCGCGCTACTGGATGCGCGCCTGGCCCAGAAGAAGACCACTCCGGCCCGCCACGCTGCCCGCATCCGCCGCTACCTGGGGGTCGTCACCACAACGCGGCCCGGATTGTGGTTCAAACGCCGCGTCGCCGAGGTCCTGTCGGCAAGGCACGGCGCCAGGACGGTCCAGGAAGGGGGCCTCACGGTCCGCGTCACCATGGACCCGGCCATCCAGCAGGCCGCCGAGGAAGCCGCCCGGCGGGGCCTGGAGCGCGACGGGAAGCGCTTCGGCTTCTCGCAGGTCGCGATCGTCGTGGTTGAACCGGGGACCGGCAAGGTCCGGGCCCTGGTCGGCGGCGCCGGCAACACCGAGTACGACCGAACCATGGCGCGGCTCCAGCCAGGCAGCAGCTTCAAGCCCTTCGTGTACCTCACCGCCTTCGCCCGGGGGCGGACGCCCGAGGATCCGGTCGTGGACCAGTCGGTCCGCTTCCCGTCCGGCCGCGGGCGCTACTACGAGCCGAAGAACGACGACGGTAAGCACCGCGGTCCCACCACGCTGCGAGTGGCGCTGGAACATTCGATCAACGTGGTCGCCGTCTCGCTCCTCTCTGAGGTCGGAATAGGCCCGGTGGTCGACACCGCCCGCAAGTTCGGGCTGGTGTCGCCGCTCTCGCCGGACCTCACGCTGGCGCTGGGCTCGTCGGCCGTAACGCCCCTCGAGATGGCCACCGCCTACGCCGGATTCGCCAGCGACGGCGTCTGGACGCAGCCCGTCATCTACTCCGAGGTGAGCGCCCCCGGAGGTAACGTCCTCGAGCATCCCGTGCCCCGCCAGGCCAAGGCCTTCGAACCCGAACCCGTGCGCATGCTGGTGGACGTGATGCAGGGCGTCATCAACCGCGGGACGGCCACCGGCGCGGCTCTGGGCCGGCCGGCCGCGGGCAAGACCGGCACGACCGACCAGTTCCGCGACGCGTGGTTCGTGGGCTTCACGCCGCAACTCTGCGCCGCGGTGTGGGTGGGCAACGACGATCGCAAGCCCATGCGCCAGGGAGCCTTCGGCGGTCGCCTGGCCGCCCGCATCTGGAAGGACGTCATGATCGCGGCCCACGCCGGCAAGCCGATCTCGAAGTTCCCGCCTCCGCCCCAGGCCAGTCCTTCGGTGCCCGCGACTCCGAGCGAGCCGGCCAGCGAGTCGTGGTGGCCTTTCGGCCGCGACGCCACGGGGACGATCGGCCGGCCGGCCGTTTACCCCACGTCCGGCATGCCGCCCGGACCGCGGCCATGA
- a CDS encoding transposase, producing the protein MNARTVLVELLSPSRAKQETFLRLQDEVSRLGQGWAEATAGIAQAVGGSLEAGNVGPIADQASGYALRTLAAAQQSCATLPEPWRSTLRNFLRQQMVEVRQIRRRARSGPGNVGGTPAPWALPARQAREAPVVFGQDTWSLQVTDGKWKLVIPLLGRTVGVPIAVPPAQSEALRRLMAEGIPLEGRLFRRRGRWFFAARYLNQAPAPRPDAPAIGVDLGESVRAVAAADAGGKRLILSGRRDRAIEARYLRLARELRAAGAVRKARRLEAKLERFRLQRDRETAGAIVAFAKDFDRPVLKFEADQDNRRFQRTIRMTARRAEPLGIAVVAVDGRLSSVRCARCGAEDRSARRGSRFACKCGYKAHSDLNAARNLSRTATWGQTLQFAAAEQSLGGQAVGTAERATRRRYKGGAAVAASPSGHVVSKTQKSLAAPFRKEEYPMPSIVKDLSESSTKFVVGTLDNVKTYVDKTSEELSKVDLVNVTRHILDTALDGAKNVVKTASEPASMDAFGRIKALADGSLEATREVVNVIAEEGKKADVFGMSTRIALEGINTLRAEVDLGLDTTKNLFNRLAPLATTAKPVVTRPPQVTRVEIEHEKPASKSSKSSSAS; encoded by the coding sequence GGCAGGGCTGGGCCGAGGCGACCGCCGGCATCGCCCAGGCGGTCGGCGGCTCGCTGGAGGCCGGCAACGTGGGGCCGATCGCCGATCAGGCTTCCGGCTACGCCCTGCGCACCCTGGCTGCCGCGCAGCAGTCCTGCGCCACGCTGCCCGAGCCCTGGCGCTCAACCCTGCGCAACTTCCTGCGCCAGCAGATGGTGGAGGTCCGCCAGATCCGCCGCCGGGCGCGATCCGGCCCCGGGAACGTCGGCGGGACGCCGGCGCCATGGGCCCTTCCCGCCCGCCAGGCAAGGGAAGCGCCGGTCGTATTCGGCCAGGACACCTGGTCGCTCCAGGTGACCGACGGCAAGTGGAAGCTCGTGATTCCCCTGCTCGGCCGCACCGTGGGCGTGCCCATCGCCGTGCCGCCGGCCCAGTCCGAGGCCCTGCGCCGGCTCATGGCCGAGGGCATCCCCCTCGAGGGTCGCCTGTTCCGGCGCCGCGGCCGCTGGTTCTTCGCCGCCCGGTACCTCAACCAGGCCCCCGCGCCCCGGCCGGATGCACCGGCGATCGGCGTGGACCTGGGCGAGAGCGTGCGGGCGGTGGCCGCCGCCGATGCCGGCGGTAAGCGGCTGATCCTGTCGGGCCGTCGCGATCGGGCCATCGAGGCGCGCTACCTGCGCCTGGCCCGCGAGTTGCGGGCGGCCGGCGCCGTTCGCAAGGCGCGGCGCCTGGAGGCCAAGCTGGAGCGCTTTCGCCTCCAGCGGGACAGGGAGACGGCGGGCGCCATCGTGGCGTTCGCGAAAGACTTCGACAGGCCGGTCCTCAAGTTCGAGGCCGACCAGGACAATCGCCGGTTCCAGCGCACCATCCGCATGACCGCCCGGCGGGCGGAGCCCCTGGGCATCGCGGTGGTCGCGGTGGACGGCCGGCTGAGCAGCGTCCGCTGCGCCAGGTGCGGAGCGGAGGACCGGAGCGCCCGGCGGGGCTCCCGGTTTGCCTGCAAATGCGGCTACAAGGCCCATTCCGACCTCAACGCCGCGCGCAACCTTTCCCGGACCGCGACCTGGGGGCAAACCCTCCAGTTCGCCGCCGCCGAGCAGAGCCTCGGCGGTCAGGCCGTCGGCACGGCTGAACGCGCGACCCGACGCCGTTACAAGGGCGGCGCCGCGGTTGCTGCAAGCCCCTCGGGGCATGTCGTCAGCAAAACGCAAAAGTCCCTTGCTGCACCATTCCGCAAGGAGGAATATCCAATGCCTAGCATCGTGAAGGATCTCAGCGAGTCCTCGACCAAGTTCGTCGTCGGCACCCTCGACAACGTCAAGACCTACGTGGACAAGACGTCCGAGGAGCTGAGCAAGGTGGATCTGGTCAACGTCACGCGGCACATCCTCGACACCGCGCTGGACGGGGCGAAGAACGTCGTCAAGACGGCCTCCGAGCCCGCCAGCATGGACGCCTTCGGCCGGATCAAAGCCCTGGCCGACGGCTCGCTCGAGGCCACCCGCGAAGTCGTCAACGTGATCGCCGAGGAGGGCAAGAAGGCGGACGTGTTCGGCATGTCCACCCGCATCGCCCTGGAGGGCATCAACACCCTCCGCGCCGAAGTCGATCTCGGTCTCGACACGACCAAGAACCTGTTCAACCGCCTCGCTCCGCTCGCCACGACGGCCAAGCCGGTGGTCACGCGGCCGCCGCAGGTCACCCGCGTGGAGATCGAGCACGAGAAGCCTGCGAGCAAGAGCAGCAAGAGCAGCAGCGCCAGCTAA
- the tmk gene encoding dTMP kinase, which yields MTGRFITFEGVEGGGKSTQIRLLADWLRDRGHDPVLTREPGGTALGREIRELVLHASNPIADRAELLLYGGDRAQHMAEVVEPALAAGRIVLCDRHADSLMAYQAFGRGLARDLVAAVNRVATGGRKPDLTLVLDLEPAAGLGRASARGAPDRLEREDLAFHLRVREGFLTIAAEEPDRVTVLDGAMAPEIVQERIRALVVSLKS from the coding sequence ATGACCGGCCGGTTCATCACTTTCGAGGGCGTGGAGGGCGGTGGCAAGTCCACGCAGATTCGCCTGCTGGCCGACTGGCTGCGCGACCGCGGCCATGATCCGGTTCTCACGCGGGAACCGGGCGGCACGGCGCTTGGGCGCGAGATCCGCGAACTGGTGCTGCACGCCTCGAATCCCATCGCCGACCGGGCGGAACTCCTGCTCTACGGGGGGGATCGCGCCCAGCACATGGCCGAGGTGGTCGAACCGGCCCTGGCCGCCGGGCGCATCGTGCTATGCGACAGGCATGCGGACTCGCTCATGGCCTACCAGGCCTTCGGGCGGGGCCTCGCTCGCGACCTGGTCGCGGCGGTCAACCGGGTGGCCACGGGCGGCCGCAAGCCCGACCTGACTCTCGTGCTGGACCTCGAACCGGCGGCCGGCCTCGGCCGGGCCAGCGCCCGCGGCGCGCCCGATCGGCTGGAGCGCGAGGATCTGGCGTTCCACCTGCGCGTGCGCGAGGGCTTCCTGACGATAGCGGCCGAAGAACCCGACCGCGTGACCGTCCTGGACGGCGCCATGGCGCCGGAGATCGTCCAGGAGCGCATCCGCGCGCTGGTCGTTTCCTTGAAATCTTGA